A portion of the Bactrocera tryoni isolate S06 unplaced genomic scaffold, CSIRO_BtryS06_freeze2 scaffold_206, whole genome shotgun sequence genome contains these proteins:
- the LOC120780169 gene encoding uncharacterized protein LOC120780169, which produces MSSTWEGSTGAGSMSGETIKITLLKMCTFFYELEDIFGSRVNECAAIEDTMTAEYLDFEGAVETQIAVPIEEPESSQGPDCVLHLNGNESSAEISCTPSTSRKGIYSRTGVSEIMKFQAEVISFKKEKLEAELAARDRE; this is translated from the exons ATGTCTTCGACATGGGAAGGCTCGACGGGAGCAGGTAGCATGAGTGGCGAAACTATTAAAA ttactCTACTAAAAATGTGCACTTTTTTTTACGAGCTCGAAGACATTTTTGGGAGCAGAGTTAATGAATGTGCCGCAATCGAAGATACGATGACCGCTGAGTATTTGGATTTTGAAGGTGCTGTAGAAACTCAGATAGCAGTACCGATTGAAGAACCGGAGAGCTCCCAAGGCCCAGATTGTGTGTTACATTTAAATGGTAACGAAAGTTCTGCCGAAATTAGTTGTACGCCAAGTACGAGCCGTAAGGGCATATACAGCAGAACGGGGGTTTCGGAAATAATGAAATTCCAAGCCGAAGTCATTAGTTTCAAGAAAGAAAAACTAGAAGCAGAATTGGCAGCAAGAGACAGGGA gtaa